A region from the Desulfoglaeba alkanexedens ALDC genome encodes:
- a CDS encoding CoA activase, whose amino-acid sequence MTVLEASQTPGSICTGIARFDVTGRKLLLPLMTPLGTRFLAAAFRAFGVSAEVMETYKGLAYGREFTSGKECFPCQVTLGDILYHLEKEKERLGSAFSADRYVYFLPESDGPCRFGMYNKYQRLILDRFPEYRDIPIAYLSTQDAYAVAGLLPAHRARYFRRLAYVATIISDVMDRIVWRVRPYERRRGMTDAFMEVSACAMERLIEEVGGRRDFRALYRLLEDVASTARTFIDPRKPRRPRIGIVGEIYLRTHPDSNQDIIRRVEDLGGEVVDASIGEWINFVSYEHSRKLKRQCRLARRRGDRKVFREALQKLVVQEVENAWQRWRQNEVYRVVRRRLDIEPDHSIRSIERFLDQGRHFNFDVGTEAALSIGGALSYLHEGFNGIINVFPFTCMPSTMCSAVLKPILHEKRVPYLDAPYDGSYQPNREAALRTFIYQARQHQAAQGNGRHTP is encoded by the coding sequence ATGACGGTACTGGAAGCATCGCAAACGCCCGGGAGCATATGTACGGGAATCGCGCGTTTCGACGTTACGGGCCGCAAGCTGCTCCTTCCTCTCATGACGCCCTTGGGTACCCGGTTTCTGGCGGCCGCTTTCCGGGCTTTCGGCGTCTCCGCCGAGGTCATGGAGACCTACAAGGGCCTCGCCTACGGCAGGGAATTCACGTCGGGCAAGGAATGCTTTCCCTGCCAGGTGACGCTGGGCGATATCCTCTACCACCTGGAAAAGGAAAAGGAACGGCTCGGAAGCGCGTTCTCCGCGGATCGATACGTGTACTTTCTTCCTGAGTCGGACGGGCCATGCCGGTTCGGCATGTACAACAAGTATCAGCGACTGATCCTGGATCGCTTCCCGGAATACCGGGACATTCCCATCGCTTACCTGTCCACGCAGGACGCGTACGCGGTCGCCGGCCTGCTGCCGGCCCACCGGGCCCGTTATTTCCGGCGCTTGGCTTATGTTGCCACGATCATCAGCGACGTCATGGACCGGATCGTCTGGCGGGTGCGCCCCTACGAACGGCGGCGGGGCATGACGGATGCGTTCATGGAAGTGTCGGCCTGTGCCATGGAACGGTTGATCGAAGAGGTGGGGGGCCGCCGGGATTTCCGGGCCCTTTACCGGCTGTTGGAGGATGTGGCGTCCACCGCCCGGACCTTCATCGATCCTCGAAAACCCAGGCGCCCCAGGATCGGAATTGTCGGCGAGATCTATCTCCGGACCCACCCCGATTCCAACCAGGACATCATCCGCCGCGTGGAAGACTTGGGGGGGGAAGTCGTGGATGCGTCCATCGGGGAATGGATCAATTTTGTCAGCTACGAACATTCGCGAAAACTCAAGCGGCAGTGCCGCCTGGCCCGGCGCCGCGGGGATCGGAAGGTATTCCGAGAGGCGCTCCAAAAACTCGTGGTTCAGGAAGTGGAAAACGCCTGGCAGAGATGGCGGCAGAACGAAGTCTACCGCGTAGTGCGCCGCCGGCTCGACATCGAGCCCGACCATTCGATCCGGTCCATAGAACGGTTTCTGGATCAAGGGCGCCACTTCAACTTCGATGTGGGCACCGAGGCGGCCTTGAGCATCGGGGGGGCGCTGTCGTACCTCCATGAAGGTTTCAACGGCATCATCAATGTTTTTCCCTTTACCTGTATGCCCAGCACCATGTGCTCCGCCGTTTTGAAGCCCATATTGCACGAGAAACGCGTTCCTTACCTGGACGCCCCCTACGACGGTTCATACCAGCCCAACCGGGAGGCCGCCCTCCGCACCTTCATCTACCAGGCCCGCCAGCATCAGGCTGCACAAGGAAACGGCAGACATACTCCATGA
- a CDS encoding acyl-CoA dehydratase activase, producing MVYDVGIDVGSVSVKAVVIVESGDIVWEAPYIRHFGLVREEVVGVLQQIHDRFGAENVRSVSFTGAHGQRLAELLGAPYEVDTIAQVEGAAHLVPGVRTIISMGGHEACLFQLSQNGSQWYLEAFNMNGPCASGTGSFIDQQAERLASSLYGADFEMNAERLQKTLEDFIRLGLEHTHPAPVACRCTVFTKSDMIHLQNKGEPLPNIIAGLHFGNAANYVSTLVANRELHPPIVFIGGMASNPLQVKAFRHYYPEIQVPKHHTALGALGVALLAVKHGWRNRVDPAVLTSEEKPQNSSFPRGERLRLEWTRFSSENSLDPWPVVPKNPLPTFLGVDIGSTTTKYALIDEQGVIRHKCYVPTQGKPIEVTQRLLRSLCSEVGDRIQIRAVATTGSGRNVVGDFLEADLVIDEITAHALGAVAVDADVDTIFEIGGQDSKYIRIERGHPRDFDMNKVCAAGTGSFLHELASKLKINIVGEFQELALSAENPIHLAERCTVFMESDLVSYAQKGARREDLIAGLCYAIVHNYLNRVVGRRHIGGRIMFLGGPSLNQGIVAAFERVLKRPLVVPRHREVMGAYGAALAVREKFHKGEVVPRQRNLEAMAAMKVTFKETICRADPKCHNECKLKVYDFGGRKSIWGGECGRYEVTHYKGAAAANLFEERRRLFEKALAGKAGSLEEATEGVDPGRPVVGIPLALHAVEWGIFWVRLLSELGFRVCLSPRTDERIVSAGLKSMTAETCFPVKVFHGHVRYLLDRVDYLFLPNVIDMPTPGPAEPGMLCPMVAGSQFMVRAALRIPDQRLIRPTIHLREGVESIADAVRRSLPAGFQPRRLPAEKAVEAAWAAAEAFRSELQERGRSVLSELPESEPLWVVTGRPYNLYDERLNLQLGRHLAKLGIQALPMDYLDVDGEDLSDFPRMYWGLGARILRVAKRIARTPNWYGVHLTNFSCGADSFIEHFYRHVMGEKPYLILELDEHSAVAGLLTRIEAYRNVVKTVHAKRFGGRVEPAEPAPAFSCLR from the coding sequence ATGGTTTATGACGTTGGCATCGACGTGGGTTCCGTGAGTGTCAAGGCGGTGGTCATCGTCGAAAGCGGCGATATCGTCTGGGAAGCACCCTACATCCGCCATTTCGGGCTGGTGCGGGAAGAAGTGGTCGGTGTGCTGCAGCAAATTCATGACCGGTTCGGTGCCGAGAACGTGCGGTCCGTTTCCTTTACGGGCGCGCATGGGCAGCGGCTGGCGGAGCTTCTGGGTGCGCCTTACGAGGTGGATACCATCGCCCAGGTGGAGGGGGCCGCACACCTGGTGCCGGGGGTCCGCACCATCATCAGCATGGGCGGCCACGAGGCATGCCTCTTCCAATTGAGCCAGAACGGAAGCCAGTGGTACCTGGAAGCCTTCAACATGAACGGGCCGTGCGCTTCCGGAACGGGGTCCTTCATAGACCAGCAGGCGGAGCGGCTGGCGTCGTCGCTTTACGGCGCTGATTTCGAAATGAACGCCGAAAGGCTTCAGAAGACCCTGGAAGATTTCATCCGCCTGGGTCTCGAGCACACCCATCCTGCACCGGTGGCCTGCCGGTGCACGGTCTTTACCAAGTCCGACATGATCCATCTTCAGAACAAGGGAGAACCGCTGCCGAACATCATTGCGGGTCTTCATTTCGGAAACGCAGCCAATTATGTGAGCACCCTGGTGGCCAACCGCGAGCTCCATCCGCCCATAGTTTTCATTGGAGGCATGGCTTCCAATCCACTCCAGGTGAAGGCCTTCCGCCACTATTATCCGGAAATCCAGGTGCCGAAACACCACACGGCCCTAGGGGCCCTGGGCGTGGCGCTCCTGGCCGTGAAGCACGGGTGGAGGAACCGGGTCGACCCTGCGGTGCTCACCTCGGAAGAAAAACCCCAAAACTCGTCTTTTCCCCGCGGCGAAAGACTCCGCCTGGAATGGACCCGCTTCAGCTCGGAAAACAGCCTGGATCCCTGGCCGGTGGTGCCGAAGAATCCTCTGCCCACGTTTCTGGGCGTGGATATCGGTTCCACCACGACCAAGTATGCCTTGATCGACGAGCAGGGGGTGATTCGCCACAAGTGTTACGTTCCGACTCAGGGGAAGCCCATCGAAGTGACGCAGCGGTTGCTCAGGTCCCTGTGTTCCGAGGTGGGCGACCGGATCCAAATCCGCGCGGTGGCGACCACGGGTTCGGGACGGAACGTGGTGGGTGATTTCCTGGAAGCGGATCTGGTCATCGATGAAATCACGGCCCACGCACTGGGGGCCGTGGCCGTGGACGCGGACGTGGACACCATTTTCGAAATCGGGGGGCAGGATTCCAAATACATCCGGATCGAACGGGGTCATCCCCGGGATTTTGACATGAACAAGGTGTGCGCCGCCGGCACCGGGAGCTTCCTTCACGAACTGGCCAGCAAGCTCAAGATCAACATCGTGGGCGAATTCCAGGAACTGGCTCTTTCGGCGGAAAACCCCATCCACCTGGCGGAACGCTGCACGGTCTTCATGGAATCCGATCTCGTCAGCTACGCGCAGAAAGGTGCGCGGCGTGAGGATCTCATCGCAGGGCTGTGCTACGCCATTGTCCATAATTACCTCAACCGCGTGGTGGGAAGGCGCCACATCGGCGGCCGGATCATGTTTCTCGGAGGCCCGTCGCTCAACCAGGGGATCGTCGCCGCCTTTGAACGGGTGCTGAAACGGCCGTTGGTGGTTCCCCGGCATCGGGAAGTGATGGGGGCCTATGGTGCGGCCTTGGCTGTTCGGGAGAAGTTCCACAAGGGGGAGGTGGTCCCCAGGCAGCGGAACCTGGAGGCCATGGCGGCCATGAAGGTGACTTTCAAGGAGACCATCTGTCGGGCCGATCCAAAGTGCCACAACGAATGCAAGTTGAAGGTCTACGATTTTGGAGGCCGAAAAAGCATTTGGGGGGGCGAGTGCGGGCGCTACGAGGTCACCCATTACAAGGGCGCCGCAGCCGCCAACCTTTTTGAAGAACGACGGCGGCTTTTCGAAAAGGCGCTGGCGGGAAAGGCGGGGAGTCTGGAAGAGGCGACCGAGGGGGTCGATCCCGGCCGGCCGGTGGTGGGAATTCCATTGGCCCTGCATGCTGTGGAGTGGGGGATCTTCTGGGTGCGGCTTCTTTCGGAACTGGGCTTTCGGGTGTGTTTGAGTCCTCGGACGGACGAACGGATCGTATCGGCGGGGCTCAAATCCATGACGGCGGAGACGTGCTTTCCCGTGAAGGTGTTTCACGGCCACGTGAGATATCTCCTGGACCGGGTCGACTACCTGTTTTTGCCCAACGTGATCGACATGCCCACGCCCGGCCCGGCGGAACCCGGCATGCTCTGCCCGATGGTAGCAGGGTCCCAGTTCATGGTGCGCGCGGCGCTCAGGATCCCCGATCAGCGCCTTATCCGGCCGACCATCCATCTTCGCGAAGGGGTGGAAAGCATCGCGGATGCCGTGCGGCGTTCGCTTCCCGCCGGTTTTCAGCCGCGGCGCCTCCCGGCTGAGAAGGCCGTGGAGGCGGCGTGGGCGGCGGCGGAGGCGTTCCGCAGCGAGCTGCAGGAACGCGGCCGCAGCGTTCTCTCGGAACTTCCGGAATCGGAACCACTGTGGGTGGTGACGGGCCGGCCCTACAACCTTTACGATGAGCGGCTCAACCTCCAGTTGGGGCGCCATCTGGCGAAACTCGGCATCCAGGCCCTTCCCATGGATTACCTGGATGTGGACGGCGAGGACCTCTCTGATTTTCCCCGCATGTATTGGGGTCTCGGAGCGCGAATCCTTCGGGTGGCCAAGCGGATCGCTCGGACTCCCAACTGGTACGGGGTGCATCTGACGAATTTCAGCTGCGGGGCGGATTCCTTCATCGAGCATTTTTACCGGCACGTGATGGGCGAAAAGCCGTATCTCATCTTGGAACTGGATGAGCACAGTGCGGTGGCGGGGCTTCTCACCCGCATCGAGGCCTACCGAAACGTGGTGAAAACCGTTCATGCGAAACGGTTCGGGGGCCGGGTGGAACCCGCGGAACCGGCCCCGGCGTTTTCGTGCCTCAGATGA
- a CDS encoding MerR family transcriptional regulator, with protein sequence MDIESGKALYPIGIVAELLNVHPRTLRIYEQEGLVKPSRRGGKRFYSNNDLQWLKCLRRLLTEDGLNIAGVKKLLTVAPCWEIRGCSEEVRKNCPAILNFPVPCWDLKPRICQEKGRVCAECEVYLKKKNHVMMQRCWNGKKEAS encoded by the coding sequence ATGGACATCGAAAGTGGCAAAGCCCTGTATCCCATCGGCATTGTCGCGGAACTCCTCAATGTTCACCCGCGCACGCTCCGCATCTACGAGCAGGAGGGTCTCGTGAAGCCTTCCCGGCGCGGCGGCAAGCGTTTCTATTCCAACAACGACCTTCAATGGCTGAAGTGCCTCCGCCGGCTCCTCACCGAGGACGGACTCAACATCGCGGGCGTGAAAAAGCTTCTCACCGTGGCGCCCTGCTGGGAAATCCGGGGCTGTTCGGAAGAAGTCCGAAAGAACTGCCCGGCGATTCTCAATTTCCCGGTACCTTGCTGGGATCTGAAGCCTCGAATCTGCCAGGAGAAGGGACGGGTCTGTGCCGAATGCGAAGTCTATCTCAAGAAGAAGAACCACGTGATGATGCAGCGCTGCTGGAATGGTAAGAAAGAAGCGTCCTGA
- the ilvD gene encoding dihydroxy-acid dehydratase has protein sequence MRSDLMKKGIEKAPHRSLFKAMGYTRQELERPLIGVVNAANEIIPGHIHLDTIADAVKAGIRHAGGTPIEFSTIGVCDGIAMNHEGMRYSLASRELIADSVEIMAMAHPFDGLVLIPNCDKIVPGMLMAALRLNIPAIVVSGGPMLAGRVGKTPVDLISVFEGVGAFRAGRMSAEELEMLEECACPGCGSCAGMFTANSMNCLSEALGLALPGNGTIPAVAAARVRLAKQAGMQIMELVRRGILPRDIATLEAFRNAVAVDMALGCSTNTVLHVPAIAHEAGIDLPLDLFNALSARTPHLCSLRPGGSHFLEDLDAAGGVQAVLKELSRNQLISGDVLTVTGKTVAENLQTAAVQDPTVIRPLENPYHAQGGIAVLYGNLAPEGAVVKQSAVAPEMLQRTGRARVFESESDAAGAILDGAIEPGDVVVIRYEGPKGGPGMQEMLTPTAAIMGRGLGKDVALITDGRFSGGTQGAAIGHISPEAAAGGPIALIQEGDEIAIDIPNKKLELRVDDATLKERRSRWQPPPPRIRTGYLARYARLVTSGAKGAVFSE, from the coding sequence ATGCGAAGCGACCTCATGAAAAAGGGAATCGAAAAGGCTCCCCACCGATCGCTCTTCAAGGCCATGGGCTACACCCGCCAGGAACTGGAGCGGCCGCTCATCGGAGTCGTCAATGCCGCCAACGAAATCATTCCGGGGCACATCCACCTGGACACCATCGCCGATGCCGTGAAAGCCGGTATCCGCCACGCCGGGGGCACACCCATCGAATTCAGCACCATCGGGGTGTGCGACGGCATTGCCATGAACCATGAAGGGATGCGCTACAGCCTGGCGAGCCGGGAGCTGATCGCCGACTCGGTGGAAATCATGGCTATGGCGCACCCGTTCGACGGCCTGGTTCTCATCCCCAACTGCGACAAGATCGTTCCGGGCATGCTCATGGCGGCGCTACGGCTCAACATCCCCGCCATTGTGGTGAGCGGCGGCCCCATGCTGGCCGGTCGCGTAGGGAAAACGCCGGTGGATCTCATTTCCGTGTTCGAAGGTGTGGGGGCGTTCAGGGCCGGCCGCATGTCCGCCGAGGAACTGGAAATGCTGGAAGAATGCGCCTGCCCGGGGTGCGGATCCTGCGCCGGGATGTTCACCGCCAATTCCATGAACTGCTTGAGTGAGGCTCTGGGTCTGGCGCTGCCGGGAAACGGAACCATCCCCGCCGTGGCGGCCGCCCGGGTCCGCCTGGCCAAGCAGGCCGGCATGCAGATCATGGAACTCGTGCGACGAGGCATTCTTCCTCGTGACATAGCCACCTTGGAGGCCTTTCGGAACGCCGTCGCCGTGGACATGGCTCTGGGCTGCTCCACCAACACGGTGCTGCACGTCCCGGCCATCGCTCATGAAGCGGGGATCGATCTGCCCCTGGATCTTTTCAATGCATTGAGCGCCAGGACGCCTCATTTGTGTTCGCTTCGGCCCGGCGGCTCGCACTTCCTGGAAGACCTGGATGCCGCGGGGGGCGTCCAGGCGGTCCTCAAGGAACTCTCCCGAAATCAGCTCATTTCCGGCGACGTACTCACGGTGACCGGGAAAACCGTAGCCGAAAACCTGCAAACGGCTGCGGTTCAGGACCCGACCGTCATCCGCCCCCTGGAGAATCCCTATCACGCCCAGGGCGGCATCGCCGTTCTCTACGGCAACCTGGCTCCTGAAGGCGCCGTGGTGAAGCAATCGGCCGTCGCTCCGGAAATGCTTCAGCGCACCGGGCGGGCCCGGGTCTTCGAGAGCGAATCGGACGCCGCCGGCGCCATCCTCGACGGCGCCATCGAGCCGGGCGATGTTGTGGTCATCCGCTACGAAGGCCCGAAAGGGGGCCCCGGCATGCAGGAGATGCTCACGCCGACAGCCGCCATCATGGGCCGGGGTCTGGGAAAAGACGTGGCCCTCATCACGGATGGAAGGTTCAGCGGCGGCACCCAGGGCGCCGCCATCGGGCACATTTCCCCGGAAGCCGCCGCCGGCGGCCCCATCGCCCTGATCCAAGAAGGCGACGAAATCGCCATCGACATCCCCAACAAGAAGCTGGAACTCCGGGTCGACGACGCCACGCTGAAGGAGCGCCGTTCGCGCTGGCAGCCGCCGCCGCCCCGGATTCGAACGGGTTACCTCGCCCGCTACGCCCGCCTGGTCACCTCCGGGGCCAAAGGCGCCGTTTTCAGCGAATGA
- a CDS encoding class I SAM-dependent methyltransferase yields MGYVFRLEDADRLDRWFEREPGRTVFALETELLQRVWSPSRPQRVLEVGCGTGRFLRWFAEQGHLVTGIEPSWELVQRTRWALPQTITVDQGFAEDLPYEDGEFDTVALITTLEFVNNPKQALSEAFRVARRHVLVGFLNKYSLTAIARRLEGFWRPTVYREATFFSVGELRRLAGDLLCGAPADVWRSCLTLPLSLFRYAHPLERCRFFQVHPFGHFVAMRLDIRYTCKTIQDPLRGSLPRGAAPVRLHPSCRRFPASERNQPIKLRPPAAALESSHAVGSHHPEPV; encoded by the coding sequence ATGGGATACGTCTTTCGCCTGGAAGATGCCGACCGACTGGACCGGTGGTTCGAACGGGAACCCGGCCGAACGGTTTTCGCCCTGGAGACGGAACTGCTCCAACGGGTGTGGTCACCGAGCCGCCCTCAGAGGGTGCTTGAAGTGGGTTGCGGCACCGGCCGGTTTCTCCGCTGGTTCGCCGAACAGGGTCACCTGGTCACGGGCATCGAACCTTCCTGGGAATTGGTTCAGCGTACTCGCTGGGCGCTTCCACAGACCATCACCGTGGATCAAGGGTTCGCCGAGGACCTCCCCTACGAAGACGGAGAATTCGATACAGTCGCTCTGATCACGACCTTGGAATTCGTGAACAATCCCAAACAGGCGCTGAGCGAAGCTTTCCGAGTGGCCCGCCGACACGTGCTGGTAGGCTTTCTCAACAAGTATTCCCTCACCGCTATAGCCCGCCGGCTGGAGGGGTTCTGGCGGCCGACCGTGTATCGGGAAGCGACCTTCTTCAGCGTGGGCGAACTGAGACGCCTGGCCGGAGACCTCCTTTGCGGCGCTCCCGCCGACGTCTGGCGGAGCTGCCTCACGCTTCCCCTTTCCCTCTTCCGCTATGCCCATCCCTTGGAACGGTGCCGCTTTTTTCAGGTGCATCCCTTCGGCCATTTCGTAGCCATGCGGCTCGACATCCGCTACACCTGCAAGACCATCCAAGACCCACTCCGGGGCTCACTCCCCCGCGGCGCCGCCCCGGTAAGGCTTCACCCGTCCTGCCGGCGCTTTCCGGCATCGGAAAGGAACCAGCCCATAAAACTGCGGCCGCCCGCCGCCGCCCTTGAATCTTCCCACGCAGTGGGTTCTCATCATCCGGAACCGGTATGA
- the amrS gene encoding AmmeMemoRadiSam system radical SAM enzyme, with protein sequence MKEAGFYEKLKDLDVQCHLCAHRCRIPPGKRGICGVRENRDGTLYSLVYGRLIAANVDPIEKKPLFHFLPGSRSYSIATVGCNFQCLFCQNADISQAPREHGRIVGETVAPEKVVEDARRTGSATIAYTYTEPTIFMEYALDVAEKARAEGLRNVFVTNGYMTAEALRQADGLIDAANVDLKAFTDTFYRKQCGARLQPVLDTLHLMKSMGIWLEVTTLVIPGLNDDPAELREIARFLVTLGPETPWHVSRFHPTYRLTDRPPTPVETVRKARDIGLEAGLHYVYTGNVFGDRGESTFCHQCGEILLERTGFSVHQRGIKQGACLKCGARVAGVGLP encoded by the coding sequence ATGAAAGAAGCCGGATTTTACGAGAAGCTGAAAGACCTGGACGTCCAGTGCCATCTTTGCGCCCACAGGTGCCGGATCCCCCCGGGAAAGCGCGGCATCTGCGGCGTCCGGGAAAATCGGGACGGAACCCTCTACTCTCTGGTCTACGGGCGCCTCATCGCCGCCAATGTAGACCCCATCGAAAAGAAACCCTTGTTTCATTTCCTGCCCGGAAGCCGGAGTTATTCCATTGCGACCGTCGGGTGCAATTTCCAATGTCTCTTCTGTCAAAACGCCGATATCTCTCAGGCACCGAGAGAACACGGGCGCATCGTGGGCGAGACGGTGGCTCCTGAAAAGGTGGTGGAGGACGCCCGCCGCACGGGTTCGGCCACCATCGCCTACACGTACACCGAACCCACCATTTTCATGGAATACGCCCTGGACGTCGCCGAAAAGGCCCGTGCCGAAGGGCTTCGGAACGTCTTCGTGACCAACGGCTACATGACAGCCGAAGCACTCCGTCAGGCGGATGGGCTGATCGACGCCGCCAACGTGGACCTCAAGGCCTTCACCGACACCTTCTACCGGAAGCAATGCGGCGCCAGGCTTCAGCCGGTTCTGGACACCTTGCACCTCATGAAATCCATGGGGATTTGGCTTGAAGTGACCACCCTGGTGATTCCCGGCCTGAACGACGACCCCGCCGAATTGCGCGAAATCGCCCGATTCCTGGTGACGTTGGGTCCGGAAACCCCTTGGCACGTAAGCCGTTTCCACCCCACCTACCGGCTGACCGACCGGCCCCCCACCCCCGTGGAGACCGTCCGCAAAGCCCGGGACATCGGGCTCGAAGCCGGGCTTCACTACGTCTACACTGGAAACGTCTTCGGTGACCGGGGCGAGAGCACGTTCTGCCACCAATGTGGTGAGATCCTTTTGGAGCGGACGGGATTCTCCGTGCATCAAAGGGGAATAAAGCAGGGGGCCTGCCTCAAGTGCGGCGCCCGGGTGGCGGGAGTCGGTCTGCCATGA
- a CDS encoding endonuclease III domain-containing protein, producing MTLSERRGLIERLFRRLLRAFGPQSWWPADSPFEVVVGAILTQNTAWKNVSTAIARLKEAELLDPEAMHRVEEERLAEIIRPSGYFNQKARRLKAFCRNLSERWDGNLDRFLSRDMEELRADCLTLHGIGPETADSIVLYAAQKPSFVVDAYTRRIFSRHGWVPDDIRYDALRDYFMDCLERDVYFFQEYHALLVRLGHRHCRRKPSCSGCPLEGFPPGGPALAP from the coding sequence ATGACCCTGTCCGAACGGCGCGGACTCATCGAGCGCCTCTTCCGGCGGCTCCTCCGGGCCTTCGGCCCTCAGTCCTGGTGGCCGGCCGACAGCCCCTTCGAGGTTGTGGTCGGGGCCATACTTACTCAGAACACCGCCTGGAAAAACGTCAGCACAGCCATCGCGCGCCTGAAAGAGGCGGAACTGCTCGACCCGGAAGCCATGCATCGGGTGGAAGAAGAGCGACTGGCGGAAATCATCCGGCCTTCCGGTTACTTCAACCAGAAGGCCCGGCGCCTCAAGGCCTTTTGCCGCAACCTTTCCGAACGCTGGGACGGCAACCTGGACCGCTTCCTTTCCCGCGACATGGAGGAACTCCGCGCCGACTGCCTCACCCTTCACGGAATCGGCCCGGAAACCGCCGACAGCATCGTCCTCTATGCGGCACAAAAGCCTTCTTTCGTGGTGGACGCCTACACCCGAAGGATCTTTTCCCGACACGGCTGGGTCCCCGACGACATCCGCTACGACGCGCTTCGCGATTATTTTATGGACTGCCTGGAAAGGGACGTGTACTTTTTCCAGGAATACCATGCCCTTCTGGTCCGGCTGGGCCATCGTCACTGCCGGCGGAAGCCGTCGTGTTCGGGGTGCCCGCTGGAGGGATTCCCTCCTGGAGGTCCGGCCCTTGCCCCTTGA
- a CDS encoding shikimate kinase — MTPRRSPRNVILIGMPGSGKSTLGVLLAKRLGYTFLDTDILIQVQYGRRLEELIAAHGIERFKRIEEAAVLSLQLDGSVVATGGSVVYSPAAMAHLKASGTVAWLHLSCEALERRLGDLDARGVVRSPGQSLRDLYNERCPLYRRYAHVTVRCDGLDHEAALEALCAAIEAASSRE; from the coding sequence ATGACCCCCCGCCGTTCACCGCGCAACGTGATCCTCATCGGCATGCCCGGGTCGGGCAAGAGCACGCTCGGGGTGCTCCTGGCCAAGCGCCTGGGCTACACCTTTCTGGATACCGATATCCTCATCCAGGTCCAATACGGCCGGCGCCTGGAAGAACTGATCGCCGCCCACGGCATCGAACGTTTCAAGCGGATCGAAGAAGCGGCCGTCCTCTCCCTGCAACTTGATGGGTCCGTGGTCGCCACGGGCGGGAGCGTCGTCTACAGCCCCGCCGCCATGGCTCACCTCAAGGCTTCCGGAACCGTGGCGTGGTTGCATCTTTCGTGCGAGGCGCTGGAGCGCCGTCTGGGCGACCTGGATGCCCGAGGCGTCGTTCGAAGCCCCGGCCAGAGCCTTCGAGACCTCTACAACGAACGATGCCCTCTTTACCGCCGCTACGCCCACGTCACAGTCCGCTGCGACGGCCTGGATCATGAAGCCGCCCTGGAAGCCTTGTGCGCCGCCATCGAAGCAGCGTCTTCACGTGAGTGA
- a CDS encoding 4Fe-4S dicluster domain-containing protein, translated as MSVKVDPNLMKDLRAFGLKDADKCFHCGNCTAICPLSTKENPFPRKLIKYAQMGLKDKILKSPEPWLCYYCGECSVHCPRGADPGETMMVMRRYLTSVYDWTGFSRRFYLSEKFELTAIAVVGFLVGLGMLLFAGEFNTSRVDLEAAWPVEGMEIFDMILGATLTFLLLSNVWRCVKLIMGDMLTKIPLKIYVSEAKELVIHFLTQKRFGQCSDRTQWFIHLLIMTGYTTVFLLVVIFLAGGLKTLGIYAESIAFQRSEPYPFWHPVRLLGYYATIAILLGVGYAIIGRMRKAKPPYKNSHPTDWVFLVLLALTTLTGIGLHCAVHFGLPIFAYSIYIIHMMVAVPMLVLEVPFAKWAHLAYRPVVVYLIRVKERYLLSQGAAAAVQGVAATEG; from the coding sequence ATGAGTGTGAAAGTTGATCCGAACCTGATGAAAGATCTCAGGGCGTTTGGGCTCAAAGACGCCGACAAGTGCTTTCATTGCGGGAACTGCACGGCCATCTGCCCACTTTCCACCAAGGAAAACCCCTTCCCGAGAAAGCTCATAAAATACGCCCAGATGGGGTTGAAAGACAAGATCTTGAAGTCGCCCGAACCGTGGCTCTGCTACTACTGCGGCGAGTGTTCCGTCCATTGCCCGCGCGGGGCCGACCCCGGCGAAACCATGATGGTCATGCGCCGGTACCTGACCTCGGTTTACGATTGGACGGGATTTTCCCGGAGATTCTACCTTTCGGAAAAATTCGAGTTGACGGCCATCGCCGTGGTGGGATTCTTGGTGGGGCTCGGCATGCTCTTGTTCGCCGGAGAATTCAATACGTCCAGAGTGGACCTGGAAGCGGCCTGGCCGGTGGAAGGCATGGAAATCTTCGACATGATCTTGGGGGCTACGCTGACGTTTCTGCTGTTGAGCAACGTGTGGCGGTGCGTGAAGCTCATCATGGGGGATATGCTGACCAAGATCCCGTTGAAGATCTACGTGAGTGAAGCCAAGGAACTGGTGATCCACTTCCTTACCCAGAAGCGCTTCGGGCAGTGCAGTGATCGGACCCAGTGGTTCATTCACCTGCTGATCATGACCGGATACACCACGGTGTTCCTCCTGGTGGTGATCTTCCTGGCCGGTGGATTGAAAACGCTAGGGATCTATGCGGAAAGCATCGCCTTTCAGCGGAGCGAACCGTATCCGTTCTGGCATCCGGTGCGGCTCCTGGGCTATTACGCGACCATCGCCATTCTCCTCGGTGTAGGGTACGCCATCATCGGCCGAATGCGGAAAGCCAAGCCTCCGTACAAGAATTCCCACCCCACGGACTGGGTTTTCCTGGTTCTTCTGGCTCTCACGACGCTCACGGGTATCGGCCTGCATTGCGCCGTACATTTCGGCCTACCGATCTTCGCGTACTCGATCTATATCATCCACATGATGGTGGCCGTTCCCATGCTGGTTCTCGAAGTGCCCTTTGCCAAGTGGGCGCACCTGGCCTATCGGCCGGTGGTTGTCTATCTGATTCGCGTGAAGGAAAGGTATTTGCTGAGTCAAGGTGCGGCTGCTGCGGTCCAAGGCGTGGCGGCGACGGAAGGATAA